A stretch of Hydrogenothermus marinus DNA encodes these proteins:
- a CDS encoding multiheme c-type cytochrome, translating to MLIFLSFFLLSCDSNSKIWTIFREDDLLEHPPAKRCAECHQEIYKQWNKSRHAVSYISEDYKKATNHYAKTKCLACHIPLEMSIAEKPEIREIHREDGINCVSCHFSSKDKAMHGPYDVFSPPHPSMQDKNFKKSIVCSSCHQETYKQWKKSNVSKTCQECHMKPVKKMDLIQKFPFDLFHLAKKVYNHSFPTTIAKQEDLHLTAKKTEDSLIIILENISIPHNLPTADNGNPKFYVLATTYKNGEKKENFTEVITPKYALEYKKPKKIEFITFEDFDKVNIKVLRKLSWKKQKELIKSVNIKF from the coding sequence TTGTTAATATTTTTATCCTTTTTTCTTTTATCTTGTGATAGTAATAGCAAAATATGGACTATCTTTAGAGAAGATGATCTTTTAGAGCATCCACCAGCAAAAAGATGTGCAGAATGCCATCAAGAAATCTATAAACAATGGAATAAATCAAGACATGCAGTTTCTTATATAAGTGAAGATTATAAAAAAGCAACAAATCATTATGCAAAGACAAAATGTTTAGCATGCCATATTCCTCTTGAAATGAGCATAGCAGAAAAACCTGAGATTAGAGAAATCCATAGAGAAGATGGAATTAACTGTGTATCATGTCATTTTTCATCAAAGGATAAAGCAATGCATGGACCTTATGATGTTTTCTCACCACCACATCCATCAATGCAAGATAAAAACTTTAAAAAATCTATAGTTTGTTCTTCTTGTCATCAAGAAACTTACAAACAATGGAAAAAGTCTAATGTATCTAAAACCTGTCAAGAATGTCATATGAAACCAGTTAAAAAAATGGATTTAATACAAAAATTTCCTTTTGATTTATTTCATTTAGCAAAAAAGGTTTATAATCATTCTTTCCCTACTACAATTGCAAAGCAAGAAGATTTACATTTAACAGCAAAGAAAACTGAAGATTCGTTAATAATTATCTTAGAAAATATTTCTATTCCCCATAATCTTCCTACTGCAGATAATGGAAACCCTAAATTTTATGTTTTAGCAACAACTTATAAAAATGGAGAAAAAAAAGAAAATTTTACTGAAGTAATTACACCTAAGTATGCCCTTGAATATAAGAAACCCAAAAAGATAGAATTTATAACCTTTGAAGATTTTGATAAGGTAAATATAAAAGTATTAAGAAAATTATCGTGGAAAAAACAGAAAGAGTTAATAAAATCAGTAAACATAAAATTTTAA
- the rimI gene encoding ribosomal protein S18-alanine N-acetyltransferase, with the protein MEKTERVNKISKHKILIKDFEDKYIEEVLNIIKENFDKPWNKYLLINKNRFSYKKVYLIKDKIVGFLDSNIIFDEAEINLIVVRKDFQGKKIGSFILENFINELKEKNKKTIFLEVDEKNKKAINLYKKFGFEEYSIRKNYYKNKSNAILMRKFL; encoded by the coding sequence GTGGAAAAAACAGAAAGAGTTAATAAAATCAGTAAACATAAAATTTTAATAAAAGATTTTGAAGATAAATATATAGAAGAAGTTCTAAATATAATAAAAGAAAATTTTGATAAACCTTGGAATAAATATTTATTAATCAATAAAAATAGATTTTCATACAAAAAAGTTTATCTTATAAAGGACAAGATAGTAGGGTTTTTAGATTCAAATATAATTTTTGATGAAGCAGAAATCAATTTAATAGTTGTAAGAAAAGACTTTCAAGGAAAAAAGATAGGAAGTTTTATTTTAGAAAATTTTATAAATGAGTTAAAAGAAAAAAATAAAAAAACTATATTTTTAGAAGTAGATGAGAAAAATAAAAAAGCTATAAATCTTTATAAGAAATTTGGATTTGAAGAATACTCAATTCGTAAAAACTACTATAAAAACAAAAGTAATGCTATATTAATGAGAAAATTTTTATAA
- a CDS encoding DUF505 domain-containing protein, translating into MIIRKEHALALLNAKSQEEKGLACQIRVKAEEEPYVELELQNLLEQGSSPIEFTLTYWGRNLVYLMEEMIQKGLIKHPSEWDERFRWIGSEVIAMIEASIRSGDLTGEEIFDALKERGFAEEVHEEKKGWFKKINDYAKAVYEIYQNAKPRLEISKELASYITGMPTGPAETKMLPEHGRFPLLLESMRLISFSVPNSDVYTLSGLGQAVQKALQTMAPAYETVINEDYMYSLLKVLDSGIEALSEQEKEILESLALIDDEGELLPAGEALLEVYKLWSEKIYRPVKTFNLETLDEELLIGIEKVWEKHKENPEIVPTDEEIVHFLLEKPLKEYKHLKEYYGRMLNQAMGYQKKEELNKKWSELKNIEELFKHFWEKGNEWYEKLFDTIKESLYSLEAFNLIKAELDEKTGKTVYKFTKHGIEVLKDIKERGVREIKSTAVKAISITKTQFGVPNYEWYEEAVNEHLVGGGYPTKAGQLYENLAYNIYRLPHLTRFELMVLHKIPEYGMFLNDLFKEFDETLKEEVQYAVNKLEARYILDVLPNKAIVLTEAGKLIKKALSGVPEGIANPINPVLVRILQAIKEVGNLYVKERKVRILPKNWEEAIKKSGVDKETFEKEIAVARLAGYIGKTSLHESALEILEAVELMNQ; encoded by the coding sequence ATGATAATCAGAAAAGAACATGCACTTGCACTTTTAAATGCAAAATCTCAAGAAGAAAAAGGTCTTGCATGTCAAATAAGAGTAAAAGCAGAAGAAGAACCTTATGTAGAATTAGAACTTCAAAACTTGCTAGAACAAGGTTCAAGTCCTATAGAATTTACTTTAACCTATTGGGGTAGAAACCTTGTTTATCTTATGGAAGAAATGATTCAAAAAGGACTTATTAAACATCCTTCTGAATGGGATGAAAGATTTAGATGGATAGGTTCTGAAGTAATAGCAATGATAGAAGCTTCTATTAGAAGTGGTGATTTAACCGGTGAAGAAATTTTTGATGCTTTAAAAGAAAGAGGTTTTGCTGAAGAAGTTCATGAAGAGAAAAAAGGTTGGTTTAAAAAGATAAATGATTATGCTAAAGCCGTTTATGAAATTTATCAAAATGCAAAACCAAGACTTGAAATATCTAAAGAACTTGCAAGCTACATAACAGGAATGCCTACAGGTCCTGCTGAAACAAAAATGTTACCAGAACACGGAAGATTTCCTTTATTACTTGAGTCTATGAGATTAATATCTTTCTCTGTTCCAAACTCAGATGTATATACTTTATCTGGTCTTGGTCAAGCAGTTCAAAAAGCTTTACAAACAATGGCACCTGCTTATGAAACAGTAATAAATGAAGATTATATGTATTCATTATTAAAAGTTTTAGATTCAGGAATAGAAGCTTTATCCGAGCAAGAAAAAGAAATTCTTGAAAGCTTAGCTTTAATAGATGATGAAGGTGAATTATTACCTGCAGGTGAAGCTTTATTAGAAGTTTATAAACTTTGGAGTGAAAAAATATACAGACCTGTTAAAACATTTAATCTTGAAACCTTAGATGAAGAACTTTTAATTGGAATAGAAAAAGTTTGGGAAAAACACAAAGAAAATCCTGAAATTGTTCCTACTGATGAAGAGATAGTTCATTTCTTACTTGAAAAACCTTTAAAAGAGTATAAACATCTCAAAGAATATTATGGAAGAATGCTTAATCAAGCTATGGGTTATCAAAAGAAAGAGGAACTTAACAAAAAATGGTCAGAACTTAAAAACATTGAAGAATTATTCAAACATTTCTGGGAAAAAGGAAATGAATGGTATGAAAAATTATTTGATACAATAAAAGAATCTCTTTATTCCTTAGAAGCTTTTAACCTCATAAAAGCAGAGTTAGACGAAAAAACAGGAAAAACAGTATATAAATTTACTAAACATGGAATAGAAGTATTAAAAGATATTAAAGAAAGAGGAGTAAGAGAAATAAAATCAACTGCAGTAAAAGCTATTTCAATTACAAAAACTCAGTTTGGTGTTCCAAACTATGAATGGTATGAAGAAGCAGTAAATGAACATCTTGTTGGTGGAGGTTATCCAACAAAAGCAGGACAACTTTATGAGAATTTAGCATATAACATTTATAGACTTCCACACTTAACAAGATTTGAACTTATGGTTTTACATAAAATTCCTGAATATGGAATGTTTTTAAATGATTTATTTAAAGAATTTGATGAAACTTTAAAAGAAGAAGTTCAATATGCAGTTAATAAACTTGAAGCAAGATATATATTAGATGTTCTTCCGAATAAAGCAATTGTATTAACAGAAGCGGGGAAACTTATTAAAAAAGCTTTATCAGGAGTTCCGGAAGGTATTGCTAACCCAATAAATCCTGTATTAGTCAGAATATTACAAGCTATAAAAGAAGTAGGTAATCTTTATGTAAAAGAAAGAAAAGTTAGAATCTTACCTAAAAACTGGGAAGAAGCTATTAAAAAATCAGGTGTAGATAAAGAGACATTTGAAAAAGAGATAGCAGTTGCAAGACTTGCAGGATATATTGGTAAAACTTCATTACATGAATCAGCTCTTGAGATATTAGAAGCAGTAGAGCTTATGAATCAATAA
- a CDS encoding cupin domain-containing protein: MIIKPDITKFSDEKVLTELIISVNEFRLVHFYLKTGQKVNLHASKSHVLTTVLVGKGKFFIDNEENFEILNTGQSIYYKPQQPHGFEALEDMIVQAIISPNPQQKLSL; encoded by the coding sequence ATGATTATAAAACCAGATATAACTAAATTTTCAGATGAAAAGGTTTTAACAGAACTGATTATATCTGTAAATGAGTTTAGATTGGTTCATTTTTATTTAAAGACAGGGCAAAAAGTAAATCTTCATGCATCAAAATCACATGTATTGACAACAGTCTTGGTAGGAAAAGGAAAGTTTTTTATAGATAATGAAGAAAATTTTGAAATTCTTAATACTGGACAATCAATATATTATAAACCTCAGCAACCTCATGGATTTGAAGCATTAGAAGATATGATAGTCCAAGCAATCATATCTCCTAATCCTCAACAAAAGCTATCTTTATGA
- a CDS encoding ATP-dependent helicase, producing the protein MSDILEGLNESQKEAVLYFSSPLLVLAGAGSGKTRVITHKIMFLNKELGIPVNRILAITFTNKAAKEMKERVVNALNLEEEPQWITTFHSLSAKILRYEAENIGYGKDFVIYDEEDSKKLIKDIVEESNLDKDLYKPDRVKNIISQIKQNLDESVLDFYAMQLPHIKAIYQKYQEGLIFSNAMDFDDLLLNVVKLFTENEDIKQKWQNKFDYILVDEYQDTNKIQHQILKLLVGNRDCITVVGDPQQCIYTWRGAHPENILSFEEDFPNTKIIKLERNYRSTQKILEAANKVISHSKGRWKEKVLKLWTDKNKGEDLKLVKLESDKQEAAFIAYQIKELIKQGYKYSDIAVLMRMSFLSRNIEEAFVRMSIPYQIIAGLKFYERAEIKDILAYLRFAFNPKDTQAFKRIINLPSRGIGKSTLNKIQKSYVEDWYQALKDSYETLSKKVKYNLQTFFEVIDFIKKYGNEKPAETAKYLYDSIDYEEYLISKYPKDYEDRIANVQELFTAFEEIEKRGKTLQEFLEETSLEQAQDNIEDSNSVKVMTVHASKGLEYPVVFIAGVEDGIFPSGRAFEDVEQMEEERRLFYVAITRAKEHVYLTLAKYRSSFGNSFNETKPSRFIKDIKEYLKVLSSKPKKKTDNSLSATSTNTGIRVGSLVKHEVFGKGVVKELKPPKAKVIFEKVGEKELLTKFLKAI; encoded by the coding sequence ATGAGTGATATATTAGAAGGATTAAACGAATCTCAAAAAGAAGCAGTTTTATATTTTTCATCACCTTTACTTGTGCTCGCAGGAGCAGGTTCAGGAAAAACAAGAGTAATAACCCATAAAATAATGTTTTTAAATAAAGAACTTGGAATACCTGTTAATAGAATTCTTGCCATTACCTTTACAAATAAAGCAGCAAAAGAGATGAAAGAAAGAGTTGTAAATGCTTTAAATCTTGAGGAAGAGCCTCAATGGATAACAACATTTCATAGTTTATCAGCAAAAATATTAAGATATGAAGCAGAAAATATAGGATATGGAAAAGATTTTGTAATATATGATGAAGAAGATAGCAAAAAACTTATAAAAGATATTGTTGAAGAATCAAACTTAGATAAAGATTTATACAAACCAGATAGAGTAAAAAATATAATTTCTCAAATAAAACAGAATTTAGATGAATCAGTTCTTGATTTTTATGCAATGCAACTTCCACATATAAAAGCAATATATCAAAAATATCAAGAAGGTTTAATATTTTCAAATGCTATGGATTTTGATGATTTACTTTTAAATGTAGTTAAACTTTTTACAGAAAATGAAGATATTAAACAAAAATGGCAAAATAAATTTGATTATATACTTGTAGATGAGTATCAAGATACAAATAAAATTCAGCATCAGATCTTAAAACTTCTTGTTGGAAATAGAGATTGTATTACAGTAGTTGGAGATCCTCAGCAGTGTATTTATACTTGGAGAGGAGCTCATCCGGAAAATATACTTTCTTTTGAAGAAGACTTTCCAAATACAAAAATTATAAAACTTGAAAGAAATTATCGCTCAACTCAAAAAATATTAGAAGCAGCAAATAAAGTAATATCTCATTCAAAAGGAAGATGGAAAGAAAAAGTATTAAAACTTTGGACAGATAAAAATAAAGGAGAAGACTTAAAACTTGTAAAACTTGAATCAGATAAACAAGAAGCAGCATTTATTGCTTATCAGATAAAAGAACTTATAAAACAAGGATATAAATATTCAGATATAGCAGTTTTAATGAGAATGTCTTTTTTATCAAGAAATATAGAAGAAGCATTTGTAAGAATGTCTATCCCTTATCAGATTATAGCAGGTTTAAAATTCTATGAAAGAGCAGAAATTAAAGATATTCTTGCATATTTAAGATTTGCATTTAATCCAAAAGATACTCAAGCATTTAAAAGAATAATAAATCTTCCATCAAGAGGAATAGGGAAATCTACACTAAATAAAATACAAAAATCTTATGTAGAAGATTGGTATCAAGCTTTAAAAGATAGCTATGAAACATTATCTAAAAAAGTTAAATATAATTTGCAAACCTTTTTTGAAGTTATTGATTTTATAAAAAAATATGGAAATGAAAAGCCGGCAGAAACTGCCAAATATCTTTATGACAGTATAGATTACGAAGAATATCTTATATCTAAGTATCCAAAAGATTATGAAGATAGAATAGCAAACGTACAAGAACTTTTTACTGCATTTGAAGAAATAGAAAAAAGAGGAAAAACATTACAAGAATTTTTAGAGGAAACTTCTTTAGAACAAGCCCAAGACAATATAGAAGATTCAAACTCTGTAAAAGTAATGACAGTTCATGCATCTAAAGGTTTAGAATATCCAGTTGTATTTATAGCAGGTGTTGAAGATGGAATATTTCCAAGTGGAAGAGCTTTTGAAGATGTAGAACAGATGGAAGAAGAGAGAAGGCTTTTTTATGTTGCTATCACAAGAGCAAAAGAGCATGTTTACCTAACACTTGCAAAATATAGAAGTAGTTTTGGAAATAGCTTTAATGAAACAAAACCTTCAAGATTTATAAAAGATATAAAAGAATATCTTAAAGTTTTATCAAGTAAACCGAAGAAGAAAACAGATAATTCTTTATCAGCCACTTCTACAAATACAGGAATTAGAGTAGGTTCTCTTGTAAAGCATGAAGTTTTTGGCAAAGGTGTTGTAAAAGAATTAAAACCGCCAAAAGCAAAAGTAATATTTGAAAAAGTAGGAGAAAAAGAGCTTTTAACTAAGTTTTTAAAAGCTATTTAA
- the dapF gene encoding diaminopimelate epimerase encodes MEKNFFVKSHGLGNEYIVLDKENIDFELTKKAIQTLCNVHFGIGSDGILLKVPSEKADFGLRIFNPDGSEAEKSGNGLRIFCKFLYDYGFTKGSKEFSVETKGGIVKAKIEKEEKGKAKIITIDMGKAVFDTDKIPVNINDKECIDYPLKVEDKEFKINCVSVGNPHCVILVDNVPEMFDEKQVKKYGPKIENNPIFPNRTNVQFVKVIDKNTAEIKIWERGAGYTLASGSSSSAVASVLYKKGLTDSDITIKMEGGELKISLDKDFNIKMTGEVQEICKGTLSEELIENIKE; translated from the coding sequence ATGGAAAAAAATTTTTTTGTAAAATCCCATGGACTTGGTAATGAATATATAGTTTTAGATAAAGAAAATATAGATTTTGAATTGACAAAAAAAGCAATACAAACATTATGTAATGTACATTTTGGAATAGGAAGTGATGGAATTCTACTAAAAGTTCCTTCTGAAAAAGCAGATTTTGGACTTAGAATATTTAATCCAGATGGTTCAGAAGCAGAAAAAAGTGGTAATGGACTTCGTATATTTTGTAAATTTTTATATGATTATGGCTTTACAAAAGGGAGTAAAGAGTTTTCAGTAGAAACAAAAGGTGGAATAGTAAAAGCAAAAATAGAAAAAGAAGAAAAAGGAAAAGCAAAAATAATAACTATTGATATGGGAAAAGCAGTATTTGATACAGATAAAATCCCTGTGAATATAAATGATAAAGAATGCATAGATTACCCTTTAAAAGTAGAAGATAAAGAGTTTAAAATAAACTGTGTTTCAGTAGGTAATCCTCATTGTGTAATATTAGTAGATAATGTACCTGAAATGTTTGATGAAAAACAAGTAAAAAAATATGGACCAAAGATAGAGAATAATCCAATATTTCCAAATAGAACAAATGTTCAGTTTGTAAAGGTTATAGATAAAAATACTGCAGAGATAAAAATATGGGAAAGAGGAGCAGGATATACTTTAGCATCAGGAAGCTCATCTTCAGCAGTAGCATCTGTTTTATATAAAAAAGGATTAACAGATTCAGATATTACAATAAAAATGGAAGGCGGAGAATTAAAAATATCCTTAGATAAGGATTTTAATATTAAAATGACTGGAGAAGTTCAAGAAATATGCAAAGGAACTTTGAGTGAAGAATTAATAGAAAATATTAAGGAGTAA
- a CDS encoding bifunctional 3,4-dihydroxy-2-butanone-4-phosphate synthase/GTP cyclohydrolase II: MQKNPFSTIEEAIEDIKNGKMVIVVDDPDRENEGDLVIAAEKITPEAINFMAKEGRGLICLSLLKERCEELNIPLMTQENTDPKGTAFCVSIDAHPKFGTTTGISAHDRAITIKLAVSPDAKPQDFVRPGHVFPLMAKSGGVLERTGHTEASIDLAKLAGLYPAGVICEIMKEDGTMARLPDLIKFAKKHNLKIITIADLVHYRLKKEKLVKREAEAFLPTKFGTFKIYGYKSLVDGIEHVALVMGEIKEDEPVLVRVHSECLTGDVFGSLRCDCQSQLHKALEMIAKEGKGVLVYMRGHEGRGIGIVNKIKAYKLQEEGYDTVEANHKLGFGTDLRDFGTGAQILLDLGVRKMRLMTNNPRKIVALDGFDLEIVERVPIEIEPNPHNACYIFTKRDKLGHIYDVNKKED, from the coding sequence ATGCAAAAAAATCCATTTAGTACTATAGAAGAAGCTATAGAAGATATAAAAAATGGAAAAATGGTAATAGTTGTTGATGATCCAGATAGAGAAAATGAAGGAGATTTAGTTATAGCTGCAGAAAAAATAACACCAGAAGCTATAAATTTTATGGCAAAAGAAGGAAGAGGATTAATATGTCTATCTTTATTAAAAGAAAGATGTGAAGAATTAAATATACCTTTAATGACTCAGGAAAATACAGATCCAAAAGGAACTGCTTTTTGTGTTTCAATAGATGCTCATCCAAAATTTGGAACAACAACAGGAATTTCAGCCCATGATAGAGCAATTACAATAAAACTTGCAGTTAGTCCAGATGCAAAACCTCAGGACTTTGTAAGACCAGGTCATGTGTTTCCTTTAATGGCAAAATCAGGAGGTGTTTTAGAAAGAACAGGGCATACAGAAGCATCTATTGATTTAGCTAAACTTGCAGGTTTGTATCCGGCAGGTGTGATATGTGAAATAATGAAAGAAGATGGAACTATGGCAAGACTTCCAGATTTAATAAAATTTGCAAAAAAACATAATTTAAAAATAATAACAATAGCAGATTTAGTACATTATAGACTAAAAAAAGAAAAATTAGTAAAAAGAGAAGCAGAGGCTTTTCTACCTACAAAATTTGGAACATTTAAAATTTATGGATATAAAAGCTTAGTAGATGGAATAGAACATGTAGCTCTTGTTATGGGGGAAATAAAGGAAGATGAGCCTGTATTGGTTAGAGTTCATTCAGAATGTTTAACAGGAGATGTTTTTGGTTCTTTAAGATGTGATTGCCAATCTCAACTTCATAAAGCTCTTGAGATGATAGCAAAAGAAGGAAAAGGTGTTCTTGTATATATGAGAGGGCATGAAGGTAGAGGAATAGGAATTGTAAATAAAATAAAAGCTTATAAACTGCAAGAAGAAGGATATGACACAGTAGAAGCAAATCATAAACTTGGGTTTGGTACAGATTTAAGGGATTTTGGAACAGGAGCTCAGATTCTTCTTGATTTAGGTGTTAGAAAAATGAGATTAATGACAAATAATCCAAGAAAAATAGTAGCATTAGATGGTTTTGATCTTGAGATAGTTGAAAGAGTTCCAATAGAAATTGAGCCAAATCCTCATAATGCATGTTATATTTTTACAAAAAGAGATAAGTTAGGTCATATTTATGATGTTAACAAAAAGGAAGATTAG